From the Bacteroidia bacterium genome, one window contains:
- a CDS encoding alpha-amylase family glycosyl hydrolase, with translation MPNGRCFCSTLPRITVLSLFLFLSACGGTDNERRDLPRTLSLDGTWHFRVDGENVGFTERWFDPASDHTSWMTLAVPGSWDQHREFSSYDGFGWYVQRFDAEELAGTKTALVIDAVDDNAELWLNGARIGTHAGYGQRFFIDVTGKLLEKGNVLVLRIEDLAGPGGLVGSVSLMEYESEEELMRGEYVNAEPVRSADWVRDAVIYEVYPRSFSREGSFKAIERRLPELKDLGVTVLWMMPIHPIGEERRKGSLGSPYAVRDFHAVNPEFGSMEDFRSLVRSAHANGMRIIIDLVANHTSWDNVLIRQHPEWFTRNAEGDIVSPNEDWHDVADLDYTQPALRQWMKDMMLFWVRDVGIDGFRCDVAELVPHDFWVEAIAALRAVKPVMMLAEGADPKLHVNAFDMTYAWNTYDILRPLLNGDLNPEDVHFSLRAETWRYPKGALRLRFSSNHDKDMYDAPAAQWFGPAAARAAAVITTLLPGVPLLYNGQETGNLSSLDLFERVLIDWSKDEHGFRDLYRSLYSIRREHDAARRGELLALTPKEATPVLLFARRLGSEVVVVAVNCSAKEAKVSTVLPGSLKGEQLLSRGQFSLRGVRAEFRLPPYGYVVLR, from the coding sequence ATGCCCAACGGTCGCTGTTTCTGCTCTACTCTGCCTCGTATTACTGTGCTTTCCCTCTTCCTCTTTCTCTCCGCTTGCGGCGGTACGGACAACGAACGTCGCGACCTCCCCCGGACGCTTTCTCTCGACGGCACCTGGCATTTCCGTGTGGATGGTGAAAATGTCGGGTTCACGGAGCGCTGGTTCGATCCGGCGAGCGATCACACGTCGTGGATGACGCTCGCAGTCCCCGGCAGTTGGGATCAGCACAGGGAGTTTTCGTCCTACGACGGCTTTGGGTGGTATGTGCAGCGCTTTGATGCCGAAGAACTTGCCGGCACAAAGACCGCGCTCGTGATAGACGCGGTGGACGACAATGCCGAATTGTGGTTGAACGGGGCACGAATCGGCACACACGCGGGCTACGGACAGCGCTTTTTTATTGACGTCACGGGAAAGCTGCTGGAAAAGGGCAATGTGCTGGTTCTGCGAATCGAAGATCTGGCGGGACCTGGCGGTCTTGTCGGCTCCGTCTCGTTGATGGAATACGAATCGGAGGAGGAGCTCATGCGTGGCGAGTATGTGAATGCCGAGCCGGTGCGCAGCGCCGACTGGGTGCGCGATGCGGTTATCTATGAAGTGTATCCACGCTCCTTCTCACGCGAGGGGAGCTTCAAGGCCATCGAACGACGACTACCGGAATTGAAAGATCTCGGTGTTACCGTGCTGTGGATGATGCCGATTCATCCGATCGGCGAGGAGCGGCGGAAGGGCAGCCTCGGAAGTCCTTATGCGGTTAGGGATTTTCACGCGGTCAATCCGGAATTCGGAAGTATGGAGGATTTCCGCTCACTGGTACGATCGGCGCACGCAAACGGTATGCGCATCATCATCGATTTGGTGGCGAATCACACATCCTGGGATAATGTGCTGATCAGGCAACATCCCGAGTGGTTCACACGCAACGCCGAGGGCGACATCGTTTCTCCGAATGAGGATTGGCACGACGTCGCCGATCTTGATTATACGCAACCGGCACTTCGCCAATGGATGAAGGACATGATGCTCTTTTGGGTGCGCGACGTCGGCATCGACGGCTTCCGTTGCGATGTGGCCGAACTCGTACCGCATGATTTCTGGGTGGAAGCCATCGCGGCTCTCCGTGCCGTCAAACCCGTCATGATGCTGGCGGAAGGCGCCGATCCGAAGCTGCATGTCAACGCCTTCGATATGACATACGCCTGGAACACCTACGATATATTGCGACCGCTGTTGAATGGCGACCTAAATCCCGAGGACGTTCATTTTTCGCTGCGGGCCGAGACCTGGCGCTATCCGAAAGGGGCGCTCCGCCTGCGCTTTTCCTCCAATCACGACAAGGACATGTACGACGCCCCGGCTGCGCAATGGTTCGGACCTGCCGCCGCACGGGCTGCGGCGGTGATCACGACTCTGCTGCCGGGTGTTCCATTACTGTATAACGGACAGGAAACGGGAAATCTTTCCTCCCTCGATCTCTTCGAGCGCGTGCTGATCGACTGGAGCAAGGATGAGCACGGTTTCAGGGATCTCTACCGCAGTCTCTACAGCATACGGCGTGAGCATGACGCCGCCAGAAGGGGTGAACTGCTCGCCTTGACCCCCAAGGAAGCGACGCCCGTTCTGCTGTTCGCACGCAGACTGGGGAGTGAAGTGGTCGTCGTAGCGGTGAACTGTTCTGCGAAAGAGGCGAAGGTAAGCACGGTCCTTCCCGGTTCACTGAAAGGCGAACAATTACTTTCGCGAGGGCAATTCTCCCTGCGAGGTGTACGCGCCGAGTTCCGTCTTCCTCCGTATGGGTATGTCGTGCTGCGGTGA
- a CDS encoding ATP-dependent 6-phosphofructokinase, translated as MAAHTRTSRTPRVGTRLRRIAINTGGGDAPGLNAVIRSVTICALQRGWEVVGIRDGYNGLLMPENFPEGGLIPLNAQTVRGITHLGGTILGTTNKGNPLEYPVTMKDGSIRTIDRSSEIIRACRKARIDAVVAIGGDGSLSIAQALFEKGLRIVGVPKTIDNDLDKTVATFGFDTAVSFATDCLDRLHSTAEAHRRIMVVEVMGRYAGWIALNSGVAGTADAILIPEIPYDIHKVAAKTQERVAVGKNFSIVVVAEGARPRDGERLVLEHETGRAERLGGIGEAVAKQLQQLTGQEARHVVLGHLQRGGTPTTFDRLLSLRFGAAAVRALEAGENGIMVALDPPTVRYVPLKQATSRMKVVPLDCDTILTARDLGISFGD; from the coding sequence ATGGCCGCTCACACACGCACCTCTCGAACTCCACGCGTCGGCACGCGTCTTCGTCGCATAGCTATCAATACCGGAGGTGGCGATGCCCCGGGACTGAACGCTGTCATCCGCTCCGTCACCATCTGCGCTCTGCAGCGCGGCTGGGAGGTGGTCGGCATTCGCGACGGGTACAACGGCTTGCTCATGCCCGAGAATTTCCCTGAAGGAGGCCTGATCCCCCTCAATGCACAGACTGTTCGTGGTATCACGCATCTGGGCGGCACCATCCTGGGTACGACCAACAAGGGCAATCCTCTGGAGTATCCGGTGACGATGAAAGACGGAAGTATCCGTACTATTGATCGGAGCAGTGAAATCATTCGTGCGTGCCGCAAAGCCCGCATTGACGCAGTGGTCGCCATTGGTGGCGATGGATCGCTGAGTATCGCACAAGCGCTCTTCGAAAAAGGGCTTCGCATCGTCGGTGTCCCGAAAACCATTGACAACGATCTTGATAAAACGGTGGCGACGTTCGGTTTCGATACGGCCGTCTCTTTCGCGACCGATTGTCTCGACAGACTGCATTCCACCGCCGAGGCGCACCGCCGCATCATGGTCGTGGAAGTCATGGGGCGCTATGCCGGTTGGATAGCACTCAATTCCGGTGTAGCTGGAACCGCGGATGCGATTCTTATTCCTGAAATTCCCTATGACATCCACAAGGTCGCCGCGAAAACGCAGGAGCGCGTTGCCGTTGGAAAAAATTTCTCCATCGTCGTTGTCGCGGAAGGCGCACGTCCCCGCGACGGCGAACGTCTTGTCCTCGAGCATGAAACAGGCCGTGCCGAGCGCCTCGGTGGCATCGGCGAAGCAGTAGCGAAGCAGCTGCAGCAACTCACCGGGCAGGAGGCACGGCATGTCGTTCTGGGACATCTTCAGCGCGGCGGTACACCTACCACGTTTGATCGTCTGCTCTCACTGCGTTTCGGAGCAGCTGCGGTGCGTGCGCTCGAGGCGGGCGAGAACGGCATCATGGTCGCGTTGGATCCTCCGACGGTGCGCTACGTCCCTCTCAAACAGGCCACCAGCCGTATGAAGGTCGTTCCACTGGACTGCGACACCATCCTCACCGCACGGGATCTCGGCATCAGCTTTGGCGACTGA
- a CDS encoding nitroreductase family protein: MSTSFIPLDYPRLSEDTQRAAAEAFYDRMRTRRSVRHFSPDPVPLDIITTCIKAAGSSPSGANQQPWRFVVVSDADIRRKIRIAAEREEKENYERRFPTEWKQALAPLGTDWKKEYLSTAPYLIVVFQISYEDVGLNTIGGPPMRTKHYYVTESVGIAVGILLSALHHAGLATLTHTPNPMNFLNEILGRPKNERPYVLIPVGYAAEDAEVPNLRRKSLDEIMLQV; encoded by the coding sequence ATGAGCACATCTTTTATCCCACTTGACTATCCGCGCCTCTCCGAGGATACGCAGCGTGCCGCCGCCGAAGCGTTTTACGACCGCATGCGCACAAGGCGGTCGGTGCGGCACTTCTCACCCGACCCGGTCCCGCTTGACATCATCACCACCTGTATCAAAGCTGCTGGATCGTCGCCCTCGGGAGCAAATCAACAACCCTGGCGATTCGTTGTTGTGTCCGATGCGGACATCAGACGAAAAATTCGTATCGCGGCTGAGCGGGAAGAAAAGGAGAATTACGAGCGTCGCTTTCCAACAGAATGGAAACAGGCGCTCGCGCCCTTGGGAACGGATTGGAAAAAGGAGTACCTCAGCACTGCTCCCTACCTCATCGTCGTGTTCCAGATTTCCTACGAGGATGTAGGGCTGAACACCATCGGCGGTCCACCGATGCGAACGAAGCATTACTACGTCACCGAATCCGTCGGAATTGCTGTCGGCATTCTTCTCTCCGCCCTGCACCATGCAGGACTCGCTACGCTGACGCATACGCCGAATCCGATGAATTTTCTTAACGAAATTCTGGGCCGGCCGAAAAACGAACGTCCGTATGTGCTCATCCCGGTCGGTTATGCCGCCGAAGATGCGGAAGTCCCCAATTTGCGAAGGAAATCCCTCGACGAGATCATGCTTCAGGTATAG